In Halopseudomonas nanhaiensis, a single window of DNA contains:
- the gspH gene encoding type II secretion system minor pseudopilin GspH, whose protein sequence is MAQRRLPHSFKGFTLMELLVVLVLVGVVASLATLAVGDGAERQVRSEADRLANVLRLARDETMITGEAERALGLRRDGYSFLELVLLDDATREWRTVSDAQLGPHPIDQQLVELDLVVENKRLALPQTSGWEPHIRLSNTGEMTPAFITLRKPGSNIERQIEIGADGRIEVVDAQPEE, encoded by the coding sequence ATGGCGCAGCGTCGCCTACCCCACAGCTTCAAAGGGTTTACCCTTATGGAGTTGCTGGTCGTGCTGGTGCTGGTTGGCGTCGTGGCAAGTCTGGCAACGCTCGCTGTGGGAGATGGCGCCGAGCGTCAGGTACGCAGCGAGGCAGATCGGTTGGCAAACGTGCTTCGTTTGGCGCGCGACGAAACAATGATCACCGGTGAAGCGGAGCGGGCACTGGGGCTGCGCCGGGATGGGTACAGCTTTCTTGAACTGGTTCTGCTGGATGACGCGACGCGTGAATGGCGCACCGTGAGTGATGCACAGCTTGGCCCCCATCCCATTGATCAGCAGCTGGTGGAGCTGGATCTGGTGGTTGAGAACAAGCGTCTGGCGCTGCCGCAGACCAGTGGCTGGGAGCCGCACATCCGCCTGAGCAACACAGGGGAAATGACGCCTGCCTTCATCACGCTGCGCAAGCCCGGCAGCAACATAGAACGGCAGATCGAAATCGGCGCCGATGGCCGCATCGAGGTGGTGGATGCGCAGCCCGAGGAGTGA
- the gspG gene encoding type II secretion system major pseudopilin GspG codes for MTKTFNRSAALQRGFTLIEVMVVVVILGILAAVVVPRVMDRPDQARTTKAQNDIRALESALNLYRLDNFNYPSTEQGLGALVTRPTGTDAPRNWRTGGYIDRLQQDPWGNDYQYLRPGREGREFDLYSLGADGRPGGEGSNADIGNWNVDRAEER; via the coding sequence ATGACAAAGACATTCAATCGCTCGGCCGCGCTACAGCGCGGTTTCACCCTGATCGAAGTGATGGTCGTCGTGGTCATCCTCGGGATTCTCGCAGCTGTTGTCGTGCCTCGCGTAATGGACCGGCCGGATCAGGCGCGGACCACCAAGGCACAGAACGACATCAGGGCCCTCGAGAGTGCGCTCAACCTGTACCGCCTGGACAATTTCAACTATCCCTCGACCGAGCAGGGTCTGGGCGCACTGGTAACGCGTCCGACGGGCACTGACGCGCCGCGCAACTGGCGTACCGGGGGTTACATCGACCGGTTGCAGCAGGACCCGTGGGGTAACGACTACCAGTATCTGCGACCCGGTCGCGAAGGCCGTGAGTTCGACCTGTACAGCCTGGGAGCGGATGGCCGTCCTGGCGGCGAGGGCTCCAATGCCGATATCGGTAACTGGAACGTCGACCGCGCCGAGGAACGCTGA
- the gspF gene encoding type II secretion system inner membrane protein GspF encodes MPAFEYVALDQAGRTKKGVEEGDSSRQVRSRLREQGLMPMAVNQIAERQSALRMPVMQKRIKPLELALATRQMATLARAGMPIEEVLGTVARQSESQKVRSTLSAVRTRVMEGLPLAHALGEFPSVFPAIYRTTIAAGEQAGRLDIVLERLADNVEAQNAMRQKIMLAMFYPAILTAVAILVTVALLTYVVPEVVQVFAGMNQELPWLTRALIATSDTLRNWGLLMLIALIALVAITKQLLKRPGPRQAWDDWLLRLPLIGRLIRGLNTARFARTLNILAGSGVPLLDALNMSASVVSNVPMREAVSDAAKRVREGAGVGHSLERSGYFPPMTLSLIKSGESSGTLDKMLERAAETQERELEARIAIVMGVFEPLLILAMGGVVLVIVLAILLPIFELNQLVN; translated from the coding sequence ATGCCGGCATTCGAGTATGTCGCGCTGGACCAGGCGGGACGCACCAAAAAAGGTGTCGAAGAAGGTGACTCGTCCCGTCAGGTAAGATCGCGCCTGCGCGAGCAGGGATTGATGCCGATGGCGGTCAACCAGATTGCCGAGCGGCAGTCTGCGCTGCGTATGCCCGTCATGCAAAAGCGCATCAAGCCGCTCGAGCTGGCCCTGGCAACGCGTCAGATGGCGACGCTGGCCCGCGCCGGCATGCCGATCGAAGAAGTTCTCGGTACTGTGGCTCGCCAGAGTGAATCGCAGAAAGTCCGCTCCACGCTGTCGGCGGTGCGCACCCGCGTCATGGAAGGCTTGCCGCTGGCCCATGCGCTGGGCGAGTTCCCTTCGGTATTCCCGGCTATCTACCGCACTACCATCGCTGCAGGCGAGCAAGCTGGCCGGCTCGACATCGTGCTCGAGCGTCTGGCAGATAATGTCGAAGCGCAGAATGCGATGCGCCAGAAGATCATGCTGGCAATGTTCTATCCCGCTATCCTGACCGCCGTGGCGATACTCGTGACCGTCGCACTGTTGACCTACGTGGTACCGGAGGTGGTACAGGTGTTTGCCGGCATGAACCAGGAGCTGCCCTGGTTGACGCGGGCGCTCATCGCTACCAGCGACACGCTGCGTAACTGGGGGTTGCTGATGCTGATTGCGCTGATCGCGCTGGTGGCGATTACCAAACAGTTGCTCAAACGTCCCGGGCCGCGGCAGGCATGGGACGACTGGTTGCTGCGCCTGCCGCTGATCGGGCGTCTGATTCGCGGTCTGAACACGGCTCGTTTCGCCCGAACGCTGAACATCCTGGCGGGAAGCGGCGTCCCCTTGCTGGACGCGCTGAACATGAGTGCCAGCGTGGTCTCGAACGTGCCGATGCGAGAGGCGGTGAGTGACGCCGCCAAGCGTGTGCGCGAGGGCGCAGGGGTCGGGCACTCCCTTGAGCGCAGCGGCTACTTCCCGCCCATGACCCTGAGTCTGATAAAGAGCGGGGAAAGTAGCGGAACGCTGGACAAGATGCTCGAGCGTGCGGCCGAAACGCAGGAGCGCGAACTCGAGGCGCGCATCGCCATCGTCATGGGCGTTTTCGAGCCTCTACTCATCCTGGCAATGGGCGGTGTGGTACTCGTCATCGTGCTGGCCATCCTTCTGCCGATTTTTGAACTCAATCAACTGGTTAACTGA